The region TCACAGATAAATTTACCCTGTCCATATATGACACAACGGCCATCAACATTCCGAACGATCCAACCACCCAACGATAATTTGTCATCCTCATAAAATCCGACTTACCTCCCAAAATAAATTAATTAGTCTGAACTGCCTTTTTGACTGGCGTTACCCAAACTGACCGGCCATCACCACATCTTCCTTTTTTACTTTCGGCATAACTTGTATAATAGTAACGGCAGAACTTATTGAATAATTTGAATTTTTATGAATTTAACAAGAGTATATACTAGTCAAAAACAAATGGTGAAAAGATATCCATCTCTCGATGCCCGGATAAAGACCAAATGGAATACACAAATATTCCTACTTTCAGTTGTTGGACAATATATTTCCAAATTATATTAATCCATGACCAAAGAAGTTTTCTGTCACAGTTTGTAAAAACATATCGTTAATACGAGCAAGTTAATCCGGACGCCTCAAATAGTTTTATCCTCATATCGAATCGTAAGCCACCACACTCATGAACCCTAATTTTCCTTTTTCAGAGTCACCTCACTTTTACCTAAACAATAAAATAGGAATTCTAATCTTTTACCAGTACTCCCCCCTTCGGCACGGATGTGCACAATTAATTTTTATTATTCCGGTTTTCATATTTTCATTTCTACATTTTTGGAATAAATCCTTTTTTAATATTCTATTTTTTTGAGTTTTTTTGTACTTTTTGTCATTTTAACTTTGTTAATTATAAAATTTTAACGTTTGCATCGCGTAATAACTGATTATATTTATATTCTATGGAATTTTGTTTTATTAAATTTGGAATTATTATTTTTGTTGTTTCGTGTATTATCATCACACACGTTAAGCCAAAAACCAGCACTTTCTACTTTGCCAATCCTTATGCAATTTATCTCCTTTGACCAGTTGTTTATAATACTTAAAACCCTATACGCCGTTTTAATTAACTGAAGTTTATAGAATTCGAGCACAATAAAAACAACAGGCACCTGTCCGAATATTGGGCAGGTGCCTGTTGTTCAAGTTTATACGGTTTGACGTATTAATTGCCAATCACTGTGCATTTAATGCATTTTGGACTTGTTCTGTTTGCATTAGGTAATACCGCCGTTCAAAAAATGTAAAGATACAGTGCAGGTATCCCTAGAACAAAAAAACATGTATCGCGATAATGCTGCCAGATCCGCAGCGCGGCTGTAGACCCCGGTAAAAATATAAAGCCCGACATAATGCATTGGTCAGGAGAATATCGTCCTATATTCTTCAGAAATGTTTTGAGCCGTAGTGATTACCGCCGGAATAAGCTTCTCAATTGTTTTTTCATCCATCCTCACTTTAGGAGCAATAACACTCAGCGCCGCTATTACTTTATTTCCTATTCCATATATGGGACTCCCGATGCAGCACAGGCCCAAATAGAATTCTTCGTCATCAATCGCATACTTTGTTTGTTTAATTTCTTTAATTTTTTCAATTACTTTGCGTCGGTCGGTCAGAGTAAACGGGGTACGCGCCTCTAATACTTTCGGCAGTAATACATCAATCTCATGGTCTGTCAAGTCAGATAAGAGGCTCCGGCCTAACGATGTGCAATAAACCGGATAGAAATCACCAAGGGTAAAATGAGGCCGGAGTAAGTGTTTCGACTCAACAAGCTCAATGTAACTGCACATATCATCCTGGCGAATGGCTAAATTTACATTCTCACCACACAACTCATTTAGGATAATCATCTGTTTTCTTGCTTGCTCCCGCCATCTAATCAAGTTTCCACTTTTAGCGCAAATTAACAAGACCTTAGGGGTTAAACGATATTTCTTATTATCCGGGTTTTGATACAGATAGCCTTTCATTTCTAAAGTGTGAACAATTCTTTGTACGCTACTATCCGGGAGATTAGCGATATCCCCTATTTCAGTTATACCATATTCATCTATATCCTTGAAACATTCAAGCACACTTAGCCCTTTGGATAAAGCTTGAATGATATTGTCACTGTTTCCTTCAGATTTTTTCACAATAAATCCTCCATTTAGCCATTTTTCAAATTATATATTATATATTATTACAAACATCGTTAGGATGCAAATATCGAAATAACATCATATATATTTCGCCGATATTTGATTGGAACTTTTACAAATTTCAATCCCGACTAAAATGACAGGTTCTGAAAGCAGACGAGAAAGAAGTTCACCTTTAAAATATGGTATCACCATTTTTGTATAACTTGCAGAACGTTATAAGTTTATTTTTGGGTATCCTAATTGAAGACCCAATTAGATAGCCTTGGGTTGTATTGGAAAAAGCCCCCCTTTATCGGGGAGCTTTTCATTATATGGCTATGTACTTACTTATTTCAAAATTGAAGCCCGGTAATCAAAACAGAAACACATCTTTGTTCGCTTAAATAAGAAAAGGGCCAGGACATTCCTCGCGCAAGGAGCCTGGCCTTTTTCTTCGTTATTCCAATAGTTTGCGAAAAATTATGACAACCACGACCATCCATACTGCCCCCAGTATAAGAAGCAGCCCGAAAATATAGGGCAGGCGCCTGCTCCATTTTTGGCTTTGGCGCTTACAGTCTGCCACTACCCGGCTTGGCAGCAAGCGGGGCAAGTACAATACAGCCGCCGAAATAAGCGCGGCATCATCGGCAATGCCCACAGCCGGTAAATAATCAGGCAGTATATCTAGCGGGCTGACCAGATAAGCCAGCAACGCCACCAACAGGCCTTTAATATAATTAGGCGTTAACGGGTGCTTCCAGGCATAGTATAAGATTACGGCATCATGTCTCAATACCTTCAGCCAGCCCCAGAACCTGAACAGCCGTCCTCCCATTGTCACATGATCACCACCCGACAAGTCAAACTTATAATGATTACTTTTTGGCACGGTTAAAGGAAACCAACGCCCCTAACCCTGCCAAACAAGCGCCCACGATGAGCGCGTTATGATAACCGGTCATAAAGGCCGCTGTTTGCTGCAAGGGAGTGGGCTGACCAATCCCGCTGAGAATAGCAAGGCGCCGGTATTCAAAAATAGACACGGCAACAGCAGTCCCACATACCATACCAAAATTACGGGCCAAAGCGTTTATCCCGCCCGCTACCCCGAGTTGACTGGGCTGGACGGCACTCATGACGCTATTATTATTGGGCGACTGAAACATCCCATTTCCCAGCCCCATTACCGCCTGCCCGGCCATAATCACCCAAAGCTTGGAATCAAGGTGGAGACTGGCCGTTAACACCAATCCCAGCGCCATTAACCCCAAGCCACTTGTGGTTAAAATAACAGGCCCGATTTTGTCCGACAATGTCCCGCTTACAGGTGCGGTTACCGCCATAACTACCGGAAAGGTCGACATGATCAGTCCGATTTTTCCCGGTGGAAAAGCAAGCACATCATGGAGAAAAAACGGCAACAGCATGGTATTGGCGAACATAGCCATAAAGGAAAGCGTTCCCGCTAAATTACCGGCGGAAAAAGCCCAGTTTTTAAAAATCGATAATTCAAGCATTGGATGTGAAATCCTTTTCTCATGCCAAATGAATGCCGCAAAAGCTATAACTGCGACGCCGACACTCATCATGGTATTAAGCGAATTCCAGCCCCACTCAGTTCCATTACTTAACGCCAGCAGAAAGCCGGCCATGCCGGCCGTAAATAACGCCGCCCCCAGGTAATCAATCGGTTCCGCGAGTAAATCCCGGTCAACAGGTAAAACCAGTTGCACACCGGCATACCCCAAAATACCAACAGGAATGTTGACAAAAAATATCGAATGCCAACCAAAATGTTCAACCAGCACGCCCCCCAAACTGGGACCGCTAAGACTGCCCAATGCAACAACGGCGCCGATCATCCCTAAAACCTTTCCCCGTTCACTTTGCGGAAAGTTTCCAGTCACAATAGCCATTGCGTTAGCCATAAGTGCGGACGCCCCTACTGCCTGAATAACTCTAAATCCGATCAACATGCCAATAGAAGCAGAAATACCGCACAATAGCGACCCGGCCGTAAAACCAATAAAACCAAAGCCATATACTTTCCGCCGTCCCCATATGTCTCCCAGCCGCCCCATAATAGGCAGCAGACTGGTGATAACCAGTAAATACGCGGTTACCACCCACTGGGCAGTAGTAATATCAGTGTTTACTGCTGCCGTAATCAGGGGTAAGCCAACATTAACGATCGAAGACGTTAGCGTCGCCATAAATGTTCCTAAACTAACGACACAAAATATTAGCCACCGGTAGTGGTGAAAATTCTGCAATTTTGCTTGCACGTATTAAGCTCCTTTCAAATTCCCGCCGCTACACTTTTATTAATTTTTGACCTCAAATTAGTTTTACCTGCCTCCTTATCCAAAAATTCCACATTAAAAAAAACAACTCCTCCAACTATACAAAATCCAATAAAGATTTTTACAGGCGTGTTGTTAGTAACGCTCCGCCGCCGGCGCTTGACTTACGCTTATACTAACAACACGCCTGTAAATCTTTATTGGATACTATATAATTTTCCAGGAGCAGTAAAAAAATCAGCATACCTCTGAATTGCCAGAGGTATGCTGATTGGCTCAGGTAATCAATTAGTATTTCAGGCTTACTCGGCAAGCCGGTGTTCAGCTACGGGAAATGACCGCGCACTCGGTACCGGGCTTAATGCCGTAAGCGGATTACACTCCAGATCACTGTAAGCCGTAATACCGTGTTCGCTCATATCTAATCCTTCAATCTCATCATCTACCGATACCCTTATGCCAACAGTGGCTTTAAGCAAACTAAACAACCCGTAGGTAGCGGCAAATCCCCAGATAGACACAGCGGCCACCCCCAAAATTTGAACGCCTAAGAGGCCCAGTCCCCCGCCGTACAGCAACCCGCCATTTTCAGCAAAGATACCGACAGCCACCGTGCCAAACGTGCCGCAGACTCCATGAACGGCAATAGCGCCAACCGGATCATCAGCCCGCAGGGAATCGAAAAACGGCACAGCAAACACTACCAGCATGCCGGCAAAAGCGCCAATAATCACAGCACTGATCGGTT is a window of Sporomusaceae bacterium ACPt DNA encoding:
- the xynR_2 gene encoding HTH-type transcriptional regulator XynR, giving the protein MKKSEGNSDNIIQALSKGLSVLECFKDIDEYGITEIGDIANLPDSSVQRIVHTLEMKGYLYQNPDNKKYRLTPKVLLICAKSGNLIRWREQARKQMIILNELCGENVNLAIRQDDMCSYIELVESKHLLRPHFTLGDFYPVYCTSLGRSLLSDLTDHEIDVLLPKVLEARTPFTLTDRRKVIEKIKEIKQTKYAIDDEEFYLGLCCIGSPIYGIGNKVIAALSVIAPKVRMDEKTIEKLIPAVITTAQNISEEYRTIFS
- the ribZ_2 gene encoding Riboflavin transporter RibZ, with protein sequence MQAKLQNFHHYRWLIFCVVSLGTFMATLTSSIVNVGLPLITAAVNTDITTAQWVVTAYLLVITSLLPIMGRLGDIWGRRKVYGFGFIGFTAGSLLCGISASIGMLIGFRVIQAVGASALMANAMAIVTGNFPQSERGKVLGMIGAVVALGSLSGPSLGGVLVEHFGWHSIFFVNIPVGILGYAGVQLVLPVDRDLLAEPIDYLGAALFTAGMAGFLLALSNGTEWGWNSLNTMMSVGVAVIAFAAFIWHEKRISHPMLELSIFKNWAFSAGNLAGTLSFMAMFANTMLLPFFLHDVLAFPPGKIGLIMSTFPVVMAVTAPVSGTLSDKIGPVILTTSGLGLMALGLVLTASLHLDSKLWVIMAGQAVMGLGNGMFQSPNNNSVMSAVQPSQLGVAGGINALARNFGMVCGTAVAVSIFEYRRLAILSGIGQPTPLQQTAAFMTGYHNALIVGACLAGLGALVSFNRAKK